DNA from Flavobacterium aestivum:
TAAATCAGAGGTTGCTGTTGCTCTTGCAAGGAATGAGTCATTCGAGGCTTCAACAATTTCAATTTTATAAACGGCTTGACCACCTTCATCAACTGTAAGTTCCGGTTCGAAACCTAGTTCTTCTAGGTTACTGGAGTATTTTGAGTGTCTATAAAAATGACTTTTTTCTAAGCCATAAACTTGATTCAACATTGCTTGAGCCTCTACTGCCTTTGCTTGACCAATTACAGATGTTTGGTTGGGTAATACCATTAAAAGGAGTATTCCAATGATACACAA
Protein-coding regions in this window:
- a CDS encoding type IV pilin protein, with amino-acid sequence MPININKSFQKNKKTMIRAYSLTEILIVLCIIGILLLMVLPNQTSVIGQAKAVEAQAMLNQVYGLEKSHFYRHSKYSSNLEELGFEPELTVDEGGQAVYKIEIVEASNDSFLARATATSDLDGDGSFNTWEIDSKKMLTEVTKE